The following proteins are encoded in a genomic region of Oncorhynchus masou masou isolate Uvic2021 chromosome 19, UVic_Omas_1.1, whole genome shotgun sequence:
- the LOC135506072 gene encoding proline-rich nuclear receptor coactivator 1-like translates to MLGESLINIEPNLDNVENNKPSILTSYHVGASLGKTRQALLKKGGRKLRSTTSGLQRTHQQPRQKTLRNNPTRLADINNNVAASKAPSAELATHRTQATVLTCHLLKQGTKKELLKSKNGRVERATTPGDQSVHNLDRLDQAAQNLNTRSERSRHVNAPCNASSVQKYDNSCHTKPNSTPFQLLRREKNPFNSVNNVKIVTVSPAELVPEDELKDGEKIYAGAKFSKPPSPSVLPKPPSHWVGETAPQHSDHSREQITFHLKSLLKVQDKP, encoded by the exons ATGTTGGGCGAATCACTAATAAATATTGAACCAAATCTGGACAACGTTGAAAACAATAAGCCATCCATTTTGACTTCCTACCACGTCGGGGCAAGCCTAGGCAAAACAAGGCAAGCACTGTTGAAGAAAGGTGGGAGAAAATTGCGTTCAACAACGTCAGGGTTACAGCGGACACACCAACAACCGCGCCAAAAAACGCTGAGAAACAACCCCACACGGCTTGCAGACATCAACAACAATGTCGCAGCTTCTAAAGCCCCAAGTGCCGAACTCGCAACCCACCGGACCCAGGCGACTGTGCTGACCTGTCACCTTCTAAAGCAGGGGACAAAGAAAGAG CTGCTGAAGTCAAAaaatgggagagtggagagggccACAACACCAGGTGACCAGTCTGTCCACAACCTCGATAGACTCGATCAAGCTGCCCAAAATCTCAACACCCGGAGCGAAAGGAGCAGGCACGTTAATGCACCTTGCAATGCTTCCTCAGTACAGAAATATGACAACAGCTGCCACACAAAGCCCAATTCTACTCCCTTCCAGCTCCTCCGTAGAGAGAAGAATCCCTTCAACTCAGTTAACAATGTCAAGATTGTGACTGTATCCCCAGCTGAGCTTGTACCTGAGGATGAGCTGAAAGACGGAGAGAAGATCTATGCTGGAGCTAAATTCAGCAAGCCCCCGTCTCCAAGTGTCCTGCCCAAACCACCGAGTCATTGGGTCGGCGAGACTGCCCCCCAACATTCCGACCACAGCCGAGAGCAAATTACGTTTCATTTGAAGTCTCTGCTGAAGGTTCAAGATAAACCATGA